A single Anopheles arabiensis isolate DONGOLA chromosome X, AaraD3, whole genome shotgun sequence DNA region contains:
- the LOC120906008 gene encoding uncharacterized Golgi apparatus membrane protein-like protein CG5021 isoform X2, with the protein MASVKAPLLENAEMFDQEDIHQENKVSNQLLHPYVTLFHVLFRMAAIISYLLCGWFSDSFIFSFVFVVLMLSADFWTVKNITGRLLVGLRWWNYVDDKGVSNWIFETKGQSSSNLNYAEKQIFWIALIACPIVWTGFFVIAMFGLKFKWMDHLPGKIIHFVWEFAFLDAAGANSSCFKRSKSIRLHKVQVWCNC; encoded by the exons ATGGCCTCTGTAAAA GCCCCTTTGTTGGAAAATGCCGAGATGTTCGATCAAGAAGATATTCATCAGGAAAACAAAGTTTCAAATCAGCTTTT aCATCCATACGTGACTCTGTTTCATGTTCTATTCCGAATGGCTGCTattatttcatatttattaTGTGGTTGGTTTAGCGACAGTTTTATATTTAGCtttgtatttgttgtgttGATGCTATCGGCCGATTTTTGGACAGTGAAAAACATAACTGGTCGCCTACTCGTTGGGCTGCGTTGGTGGAACTATGTAGATGACAAAGGTGTATCAAATTGGATTTTTGAGACAAAGGGTCAAAGCTCATCCAACTTAAATTATgctgaaaaacaaattttctgGATTGCGCTCATAGCCTGCCCAATTGTATGGACGGGTTTCTTCGTTATTGCAatgtttggtttgaaattCAAATGGATG GACCACCTACCCGGGAAgatcatacattttgtatgggagtttGCATTTCTGGATG CTGCTGGTGCTAATAGCTCTTGTTTTAAACGGAGCAAATCTATACGGTTACATAAAGTGCAAGTTTGGTGTAACTGCTGA
- the LOC120906008 gene encoding uncharacterized Golgi apparatus membrane protein-like protein CG5021 isoform X4, giving the protein MASVKAPLLENAEMFDQEDIHQENKVSNQLLHPYVTLFHVLFRMAAIISYLLCGWFSDSFIFSFVFVVLMLSADFWTVKNITGRLLVGLRWWNYVDDKGVSNWIFETKGQSSSNLNYAEKQIFWIALIACPIVWTGFFVIAMFGLKFKWMLAGTTN; this is encoded by the exons ATGGCCTCTGTAAAA GCCCCTTTGTTGGAAAATGCCGAGATGTTCGATCAAGAAGATATTCATCAGGAAAACAAAGTTTCAAATCAGCTTTT aCATCCATACGTGACTCTGTTTCATGTTCTATTCCGAATGGCTGCTattatttcatatttattaTGTGGTTGGTTTAGCGACAGTTTTATATTTAGCtttgtatttgttgtgttGATGCTATCGGCCGATTTTTGGACAGTGAAAAACATAACTGGTCGCCTACTCGTTGGGCTGCGTTGGTGGAACTATGTAGATGACAAAGGTGTATCAAATTGGATTTTTGAGACAAAGGGTCAAAGCTCATCCAACTTAAATTATgctgaaaaacaaattttctgGATTGCGCTCATAGCCTGCCCAATTGTATGGACGGGTTTCTTCGTTATTGCAatgtttggtttgaaattCAAATGGATG TTGGCAGGAACTACCAACTag
- the LOC120906008 gene encoding uncharacterized Golgi apparatus membrane protein-like protein CG5021 isoform X1: MASVKAPLLENAEMFDQEDIHQENKVSNQLLHPYVTLFHVLFRMAAIISYLLCGWFSDSFIFSFVFVVLMLSADFWTVKNITGRLLVGLRWWNYVDDKGVSNWIFETKGQSSSNLNYAEKQIFWIALIACPIVWTGFFVIAMFGLKFKWMLLVLIALVLNGANLYGYIKCKFGVTADISTTTTNFVKRQVLKKAVNFMASKNNDPVNGTSRDNEQPNPQSINT; the protein is encoded by the exons ATGGCCTCTGTAAAA GCCCCTTTGTTGGAAAATGCCGAGATGTTCGATCAAGAAGATATTCATCAGGAAAACAAAGTTTCAAATCAGCTTTT aCATCCATACGTGACTCTGTTTCATGTTCTATTCCGAATGGCTGCTattatttcatatttattaTGTGGTTGGTTTAGCGACAGTTTTATATTTAGCtttgtatttgttgtgttGATGCTATCGGCCGATTTTTGGACAGTGAAAAACATAACTGGTCGCCTACTCGTTGGGCTGCGTTGGTGGAACTATGTAGATGACAAAGGTGTATCAAATTGGATTTTTGAGACAAAGGGTCAAAGCTCATCCAACTTAAATTATgctgaaaaacaaattttctgGATTGCGCTCATAGCCTGCCCAATTGTATGGACGGGTTTCTTCGTTATTGCAatgtttggtttgaaattCAAATGGATG CTGCTGGTGCTAATAGCTCTTGTTTTAAACGGAGCAAATCTATACGGTTACATAAAGTGCAAGTTTGGTGTAACTGCTGATATAAGTACCACTACGACCAATTTTGTCAAAAGacaagttttaaaaaaagcaGTAAATTTCATGGCCTCTAAAAACAACGACCCTGTCAATGGTACATCTCGGGACAATGAGCAACCTAACCCTCAGTCTATTAATACGTAA
- the LOC120906008 gene encoding uncharacterized Golgi apparatus membrane protein-like protein CG5021 isoform X3: protein MASVKAPLLENAEMFDQEDIHQENKVSNQLLHPYVTLFHVLFRMAAIISYLLCGWFSDSFIFSFVFVVLMLSADFWTVKNITGRLLVGLRWWNYVDDKGVSNWIFETKGQSSSNLNYAEKQIFWIALIACPIVWTGFFVIAMFGLKFKWMDHLPGKIIHFVWEFAFLDGKLHKTLFLPV from the exons ATGGCCTCTGTAAAA GCCCCTTTGTTGGAAAATGCCGAGATGTTCGATCAAGAAGATATTCATCAGGAAAACAAAGTTTCAAATCAGCTTTT aCATCCATACGTGACTCTGTTTCATGTTCTATTCCGAATGGCTGCTattatttcatatttattaTGTGGTTGGTTTAGCGACAGTTTTATATTTAGCtttgtatttgttgtgttGATGCTATCGGCCGATTTTTGGACAGTGAAAAACATAACTGGTCGCCTACTCGTTGGGCTGCGTTGGTGGAACTATGTAGATGACAAAGGTGTATCAAATTGGATTTTTGAGACAAAGGGTCAAAGCTCATCCAACTTAAATTATgctgaaaaacaaattttctgGATTGCGCTCATAGCCTGCCCAATTGTATGGACGGGTTTCTTCGTTATTGCAatgtttggtttgaaattCAAATGGATG GACCACCTACCCGGGAAgatcatacattttgtatgggagtttGCATTTCTGGATG GAAAGCTGCATAAAACTTTGTTCTTGCCAGTATAA